A part of Rhodamnia argentea isolate NSW1041297 chromosome 8, ASM2092103v1, whole genome shotgun sequence genomic DNA contains:
- the LOC115726638 gene encoding enoyl-CoA delta isomerase 1, peroxisomal-like, translated as MEDKKHGEEQLCTLEKRGNLFFLTLTGAGEHRLNPNLISSLRSALFRLQSDPSASSASALITTAHGKFFSNGFDLDWAQSSEPRLQLMSSSLRSLVHDLICLPMPTIAAVTGHASAAGMMLALSHDYVVMRRDRGFLYMSEVDIGLVIPNWFMALMMSKIGDPRARREAVMRAAKLTAEDGVRIGVVDSAHDGAEATVAAAAELGEALVARKWDGHVYAGNRRVVLREVLEAVRYDETVTKVADKAGSKL; from the coding sequence ATGGAGGACAAGAAGCACGGCGAGGAGCAGCTATGCACCCTCGAGAAGCGCGGCaacctcttcttcctcacccTCACCGGCGCCGGCGAGCACCGCCTCAACCCCAACCTCATCTCCTCCCTCCGATCAGCCCTCTTCCGCCTTCAGTCCGACccctccgcctcctccgcctccgcccTCATCACCACCGCCCACGGCAAGTTCTTCTCCAACGGCTTCGACCTCGACTGGGCCCAGTCCTCCGAGCCCCGCCTTCAGCTCATGTCCTCCTCCCTCCGCTCCCTCGTCCACGACCTCATCTGCCTCCCCatgccgaccatcgccgccgtGACCGGCCACGCCTCGGCTGCCGGAATGATGCTCGCCCTCAGCCATGACTATGTGGTCATGCGGCGCGACCGGGGCTTCCTCTACATGAGCGAGGTGGACATCGGGCTCGTGATCCCCAATTGGTTCATGGCCCTGATGATGTCCAAGATCGGCGACCCGAGGGCCCGGCGCGAGGCCGTGATGAGGGCGGCGAAGCTGACGGCGGAGGACGGGGTGAGGATCGGGGTGGTCGACTCGGCCCACGACGGCGCGGAGgcgacggtggcggcggcggccgagCTGGGGGAGGCGTTGGTCGCGAGGAAGTGGGACGGACACGTGTACGCTGGGAATCGGAGGGTGGTGCTGCGGGAGGTGCTGGAGGCCGTCAGATACGATGAGACCGTCACGAAGGTGGCGGATAAGGCCGGGTCGAAATTATAA